The proteins below are encoded in one region of Gaiella occulta:
- a CDS encoding class II aldolase/adducin family protein translates to MSGAGNSGAARLEKLVALSRALGRPERDYVILAEGNTSALLEDGSFLVKASGARLDGIEARDFVRLRLAPLLEAVLDDGELAETEVRELLRAARVEPSPGPGEPSIETFVHVVALGLGSGRYVAHTHPTVLNGLLCAAAAEEIFSGPLFPDEVVVCGPASLYVPYFEPGLAVARALAPRLRAFVDQYGEPPRAILLGNHGLVALGQSVAEAEAVTAMAVKAARIRAGAIAAGGARTLAAVSVAELAGRADELERRARLAGEQVP, encoded by the coding sequence ATGAGCGGGGCGGGGAACAGCGGCGCGGCGCGGCTCGAAAAGCTGGTCGCCCTTTCGCGCGCGCTCGGCCGGCCCGAGCGCGACTACGTCATCCTCGCCGAGGGAAACACGTCGGCGCTGCTCGAGGACGGCTCCTTCCTCGTCAAGGCGAGCGGCGCCCGGCTCGACGGCATCGAGGCCCGCGACTTCGTGCGGCTGCGGCTCGCGCCGCTGCTCGAGGCCGTGCTCGACGATGGTGAGCTCGCCGAGACGGAGGTGCGGGAGCTGCTTCGCGCCGCGCGCGTCGAGCCCTCGCCGGGGCCCGGCGAGCCGTCGATCGAGACGTTCGTGCACGTGGTCGCGCTCGGGCTCGGCAGTGGGCGCTACGTCGCGCACACCCATCCGACCGTCCTCAACGGTCTTCTCTGCGCAGCCGCCGCGGAGGAGATCTTCTCCGGCCCCCTCTTCCCCGACGAGGTCGTCGTGTGTGGCCCGGCGTCCCTCTACGTTCCTTACTTCGAGCCGGGGCTCGCGGTCGCCCGCGCCCTTGCGCCGCGGCTGCGCGCGTTCGTCGACCAATACGGCGAGCCTCCGCGGGCGATTCTGCTCGGCAACCACGGCCTCGTCGCTCTCGGGCAGTCGGTCGCGGAGGCAGAGGCGGTGACGGCGATGGCGGTCAAGGCGGCGCGGATTCGCGCGGGTGCGATTGCCGCCGGCGGCGCCCGCACGCTGGCGGCCGTGAGCGTGGCGGAGCTCGCCGGCCGCGCCGACGAGCTCGAGCGGCGCGCCCGGCTCGCTGGTGAGCAGGTGCCGTGA
- a CDS encoding ABC transporter permease — MPERSEAVATEGVLLPRLRRPGWRRAIETREASIVAVLLVLGTVLSIAYPQFRTLDNVNNILLAVAQVAIVGVGMTMVIVTGGIDVSVGSALAVCAVVVGQQVQDGAGVPGAIAVGVAVGTAIGLVNGLLIAFGRVHSIIITFGMLNILRVVSFKVTGGRWLSGLPDTLGYFGSGRLAGLPFAWWIAMALAAVATYYLRCRPTGRHLYALGGNAETARLAGVSVLKRTIFVYTITGTLVGVASIVFVGGTGVVQTNVGVGFELDVIAAVVIGGTSILGGKGTVIGTLLGALLVGTIRNALVIVNLSALYTGLILGALILATVALDLLRRRRVEQ, encoded by the coding sequence GTGCCTGAGCGGTCGGAGGCTGTCGCGACCGAGGGCGTGCTCCTGCCGCGCCTGCGCCGGCCCGGCTGGAGGCGGGCGATCGAGACGCGCGAGGCGTCGATCGTCGCCGTGCTCCTCGTGCTGGGGACGGTTCTCAGCATCGCCTACCCGCAGTTCCGTACCCTCGACAACGTCAACAACATCCTGCTCGCCGTGGCGCAGGTCGCCATCGTCGGCGTCGGCATGACGATGGTGATCGTCACCGGCGGGATCGACGTGTCCGTCGGCTCGGCGCTGGCCGTCTGCGCGGTCGTCGTCGGCCAGCAGGTCCAGGACGGCGCCGGCGTCCCGGGGGCGATCGCGGTCGGTGTCGCCGTCGGCACGGCGATCGGGCTCGTCAACGGCCTCCTGATCGCGTTCGGCCGCGTCCACTCGATCATCATCACCTTCGGGATGCTGAACATCCTGCGGGTGGTCAGCTTCAAGGTCACCGGCGGGAGGTGGCTCTCGGGCCTGCCGGACACGCTCGGCTACTTCGGCAGCGGACGGCTCGCCGGTCTGCCCTTCGCCTGGTGGATCGCGATGGCGCTCGCCGCCGTGGCGACGTACTACCTGCGCTGCCGTCCGACGGGGCGGCACCTCTACGCGCTCGGCGGCAACGCCGAGACCGCGCGGCTCGCGGGCGTCTCGGTGCTCAAGCGCACGATCTTCGTCTACACGATCACCGGCACGCTCGTCGGCGTCGCGTCCATCGTCTTCGTGGGCGGGACCGGCGTCGTGCAGACGAACGTCGGCGTCGGGTTCGAGCTCGACGTGATCGCCGCCGTCGTCATCGGCGGCACGAGCATCCTCGGCGGCAAGGGCACGGTGATCGGGACGCTGCTCGGGGCGCTGCTCGTTGGCACGATCCGCAACGCGCTCGTGATCGTCAACCTGTCGGCCCTCTACACGGGCCTGATCCTCGGCGCCCTGATCCTCGCGACGGTGGCGCTCGACCTGCTCCGGCGACGAAGGGTTGAGCAATGA
- a CDS encoding ABC transporter permease, with product MIQARAGRRPRVDLSPSALLRFLLVERTALLLILLGGLVAFNASFVVEFFTYNNLVGSTAFAVEVGILALAQLIVIVTGRGAIDLSVGSAVSLASVFFGELVASHRVGLWPAVLLTVLFGTFLGAINGFFVAVAGLPALIVTLATLFAYGSLAVVITNTVPISDLPPRLYDLALYWQGIPRQTLLVYLPAIVTVWFMLRFTVFGRHLYGLGTNALAARFAAGPVVLGRFSAFAISGMLAAIVAIVTSARFASARPDAGFGLELQSITIAVLGGVAITGGAGAVPPVVIATVLITLVNNGMNLASIDPIWQQAALGGILVGSALLNSFAQRRYGAS from the coding sequence ATGATCCAGGCGCGTGCGGGGCGGCGTCCCCGTGTCGACCTGAGCCCGTCCGCGCTCCTGCGCTTCCTGCTCGTCGAGCGGACGGCACTGCTGTTGATCCTGCTCGGCGGCCTGGTCGCGTTCAACGCGAGCTTCGTCGTCGAGTTCTTCACCTACAACAACCTCGTCGGCAGCACCGCCTTCGCGGTCGAGGTCGGGATCCTCGCGCTCGCGCAGCTGATCGTGATCGTCACCGGCCGCGGCGCGATCGACCTCTCCGTCGGCTCGGCGGTGAGCCTCGCGAGCGTCTTCTTCGGCGAGCTCGTTGCGAGCCACCGGGTCGGTCTCTGGCCGGCGGTGCTCCTGACCGTGCTCTTCGGCACCTTCCTCGGCGCGATCAACGGTTTCTTCGTCGCCGTCGCGGGCCTGCCCGCGCTGATCGTGACGCTGGCGACGCTGTTCGCGTACGGCTCGCTCGCGGTTGTGATCACGAACACGGTGCCGATTTCCGACCTGCCGCCGCGGCTGTACGACCTCGCGCTCTACTGGCAGGGGATCCCCCGGCAGACGCTCCTCGTCTACCTGCCGGCTATCGTGACGGTCTGGTTCATGCTCCGTTTCACCGTCTTCGGGCGGCACCTGTACGGGCTCGGCACGAACGCCCTCGCCGCTCGCTTCGCGGCGGGACCGGTCGTGCTCGGGCGCTTCTCGGCGTTCGCGATCTCCGGAATGCTGGCCGCGATAGTCGCGATCGTGACCTCGGCCCGCTTCGCGAGTGCGCGTCCGGACGCCGGCTTCGGCCTCGAACTCCAGTCGATCACGATCGCCGTCCTCGGCGGCGTCGCGATCACCGGCGGCGCCGGGGCGGTGCCGCCGGTCGTGATCGCCACGGTGTTAATCACGCTCGTCAACAACGGCATGAACCTCGCTAGCATCGACCCGATCTGGCAGCAGGCGGCGCTGGGCGGAATTCTCGTCGGGAGCGCGCTCCTCAACAGCTTCGCGCAGCGGCGCTACGGAGCGTCATGA